A region from the Paludicola sp. MB14-C6 genome encodes:
- a CDS encoding tyrosine-type recombinase/integrase, whose protein sequence is MTQEEILEKLTMDIRLRGLSEDTVKEYCTRSGVFMRHFGKPADEMGEKEIRIFLEYLTNKGDLMPASINGYNSALRFLFEVTLEQNLNYKRLPRKKDPIKVPTAFTRDEIVAFLSVIDNIKYKAIFSLTYGSGLRLSEVRKLRIKDIDSENMRLFVYQGKGQRDRWVPMAKASLEVLRRYFKEYQPSHPDGWLFLNNNLRKKVADNYISERAVQDAFKKYHKKAKIKTYGTIHTLRHSYATHLMEDGVNVFFIQRILGHARITLYSLALLNCNPPIYTIFINNGCTTPTPR, encoded by the coding sequence ATGACACAGGAAGAAATTTTAGAAAAGTTAACAATGGATATCAGGTTGAGAGGTCTAAGTGAGGATACTGTAAAGGAGTATTGCACACGAAGCGGAGTATTTATGCGACACTTTGGAAAGCCGGCAGATGAAATGGGAGAAAAGGAAATCAGAATATTTCTTGAGTATCTCACTAATAAAGGTGATTTAATGCCTGCAAGCATAAATGGCTACAACTCTGCACTTAGATTTTTGTTTGAGGTAACATTAGAACAAAACTTAAACTACAAAAGATTACCACGAAAAAAAGACCCAATAAAGGTGCCAACAGCTTTTACACGAGACGAAATAGTAGCGTTTTTATCGGTGATTGATAATATAAAATATAAAGCTATTTTTTCACTAACTTATGGCTCTGGACTCAGATTATCCGAAGTCAGAAAACTAAGAATTAAAGATATCGATAGTGAAAATATGCGGCTTTTTGTATATCAAGGTAAAGGTCAAAGGGATAGGTGGGTGCCTATGGCTAAAGCAAGCCTTGAGGTGCTTCGCAGATATTTCAAAGAATACCAACCAAGTCACCCTGACGGATGGTTATTCTTAAATAATAATTTACGCAAAAAAGTCGCTGATAACTATATTTCAGAAAGGGCAGTGCAAGATGCTTTCAAAAAGTATCATAAAAAAGCCAAAATTAAAACATATGGAACAATACACACATTAAGGCACAGCTACGCTACACATCTAATGGAAGACGGAGTAAATGTTTTTTTCATTCAGCGAATTTTGGGTCATGCTCGGATAACTCTCTATTCATTAGCTTTATTAAATTGCAATCCACCAATATACACCATATTTATCAATAATGGTTGCACAACACCTACTCCAAGGTAA
- a CDS encoding sensor histidine kinase, whose protein sequence is MFVIKKFFYKHMFILGMQGGYSLFIHSIVAIFLGFFGKSVPLYEQFLIQTTAFIILFVLITIPLWKYIQNSLIFRCSSTQEYYWNIIWLIPTLAVCGNAIVSMNEQWINTWSQVISRILMALALVISWRCVSLDFKSLEKIQILKDMNKILYMQKESIVNQAEIINENEKKIRIFKHDMRHHLQILLSLIEHKNNSEAIQLISQLSDTLQSTKPIVFCKNTVINSALLVYITKAQDDSIEVISEIDIPQIIPWNSNDIAILFANAIENAVIASAKQRKDKRKIEILTRYEDKKLAISIKNKFDGEIILGKTGFPVSNENDHGIGIQSMLSIINKYHAHASCSHNDGWFCVSFLFAEYFADNKDWSY, encoded by the coding sequence ATGTTTGTAATTAAAAAATTTTTCTATAAGCACATGTTTATTTTGGGAATGCAAGGCGGCTATTCCTTGTTTATACATTCTATTGTAGCCATATTTTTAGGTTTTTTTGGAAAGAGTGTACCTCTCTATGAACAATTTCTCATCCAAACAACAGCTTTTATCATATTATTTGTGTTAATTACAATACCGTTGTGGAAATATATTCAGAATTCGCTTATCTTCAGATGTTCTTCTACTCAGGAGTATTACTGGAATATCATCTGGCTAATACCCACCTTAGCTGTCTGTGGTAATGCAATTGTATCAATGAATGAGCAGTGGATTAATACATGGTCACAGGTTATTTCACGCATACTTATGGCTTTAGCATTAGTCATCTCGTGGAGATGTGTCAGCCTTGATTTTAAATCTCTTGAAAAAATACAAATCCTAAAAGATATGAATAAAATACTATATATGCAAAAAGAAAGCATCGTAAATCAAGCTGAAATAATAAATGAAAACGAGAAAAAGATTCGTATATTTAAACATGATATGCGGCATCACTTACAGATCTTGTTGTCGCTAATTGAGCATAAAAATAATTCTGAAGCAATACAACTAATATCCCAATTAAGCGATACGCTACAAAGTACAAAGCCAATTGTATTTTGTAAAAATACGGTTATTAACTCAGCTTTGCTTGTTTATATTACAAAAGCACAAGACGATAGCATTGAAGTTATTTCCGAAATCGACATACCCCAAATTATCCCGTGGAATAGCAATGATATTGCGATTTTGTTCGCAAACGCAATAGAAAACGCTGTGATTGCCAGCGCAAAGCAAAGAAAAGATAAACGAAAAATTGAAATATTAACAAGATATGAGGATAAAAAACTAGCTATTAGCATCAAAAATAAATTTGATGGAGAAATAATATTGGGTAAGACAGGATTCCCGGTTTCAAATGAGAATGATCATGGAATTGGCATCCAGTCTATGCTTTCCATTATTAATAAATATCACGCTCATGCATCCTGTTCCCACAATGATGGATGGTTCTGTGTGTCATTTTTGTTTGCAGAGTATTTTGCAGATAATAAGGATTGGTCTTATTAG
- a CDS encoding LytR/AlgR family response regulator transcription factor, translated as MEIAIVDDLSVERKEVRRLLLEYFTVHNEIYGITPIISEFESGETFLNTFQQGKYQLVLLDIYMKQLSGIDVAEKLCCLDKKCNIIFFTTSKDHMLDGYDVHAVGYVLKPVAEHQTALNKALTHVMEKLNIDNSCISCLTEFGENTILYRNIVYLESSMRNLYLHFASDTILVLGKYSDYAQQLLSDKRFLECYRNLIVNMDYIDTPLENDFMLKTGEKVPISRRKKVEVMEKYTTYFIEGRCN; from the coding sequence ATGGAGATTGCAATTGTAGATGACTTATCGGTAGAACGCAAAGAAGTGCGTCGTCTTCTTCTTGAATATTTTACTGTTCATAACGAAATTTATGGGATTACGCCTATTATTTCTGAATTTGAAAGTGGAGAAACTTTTTTAAATACCTTTCAACAGGGAAAATACCAACTAGTATTACTAGATATCTATATGAAACAGCTTTCAGGCATTGACGTCGCAGAGAAGTTGTGCTGTTTGGACAAAAAGTGTAACATCATTTTTTTTACAACAAGCAAGGACCATATGTTAGATGGCTATGATGTTCATGCTGTTGGGTATGTTTTAAAACCTGTTGCTGAACATCAAACGGCATTGAATAAAGCATTAACTCATGTTATGGAGAAACTGAATATAGATAATTCATGCATTTCATGTTTGACTGAGTTTGGGGAAAATACGATATTATATCGGAATATTGTTTATTTAGAAAGCTCCATGCGCAATTTATACCTTCATTTTGCGTCAGACACCATTCTGGTTTTAGGTAAATATTCAGACTATGCACAACAACTTCTCTCAGACAAACGTTTTTTAGAATGTTATCGAAATCTGATTGTAAACATGGATTATATCGACACGCCGTTAGAGAATGATTTTATGTTAAAGACAGGCGAAAAAGTTCCTATTAGCAGACGAAAAAAGGTTGAAGTAATGGAGAAATATACAACTTATTTCATTGAAGGGAGATGCAACTGA
- a CDS encoding LPXTG cell wall anchor domain-containing protein gives MRKIKHKILSIILSVAMVTTFLPSGMFNTVFAKGSADGGDISTTGLNLSVNTPSVPTTYTAGSGTILWEPAHLEDKLVRGTITMTNATIDTTTTSKDGIILPTGLENKTVDVSVVLKGNNTIKTPNGTGIAYNNGSGVYSKSLTISEDSLGGNLTIDAKYAGIYLLNPVTVQSGTLNIKTKEGLGIGTQDPNNHITINGGNTNIESKENALQAFVSDVKITGGNVTLFGGKSIQAGGKVALSGKAKIDTSNNIAIMGGIPNALSDIFTKADTVTGTVNKVKVEVLNSLGKVRKTYNMDGTPAVPPLPPKVTIDGVEYPVISDITKTEIDLSGASEPPFPVAFKAGDGYVIYDPTTATLTLSNAVIENEQSQPLINLPLKDVKIKLVGENLLSNLTDAADATTTIIEQGGSYDIDDTQEKKAPEDFSITVSGTGTLTAISRDTMNAIATRGTFIMESGTIRNDAGMSPPCLGVTDFQMRGGDIVSSYLNIFGDTAIKGGTVVNLDTINVLGDFSMSAGSVTCSSELGKGLAVGGAVKKTGGTLNTFVGTLTTSGTSRKITLTLYDDVIAGEYDSNGKLIGPPRMMVGTNNSNDICLNIPTGKTLTFPNGSTFYTKIPEGKTFSNYITNNGTFINNGEINLPSEATKETVDEIVRVLKPKGTGFIAIGHEETFYSNDGKELAKISGDIDLSIKKPVTDNNGYSFTGNDTTGYTLTLNGVVMSGQLTLPTGVPITIITNTASILNNFNFTGGYACNLTITGSAPLSIDGIVGGTNGDTVNVVDGVNVTINGGRIFLGGSGGQGGLLHVNGTGTTLSVYSNDETAIYCDTLNVENGANITANASSRGVFALDGGVNVTNGSTLSTGCDYGVYIIDGKLNVDETSKLITNGAIAPFCIIDHTATKLLANVINLPTLPNGTKITSVTGTETGSDCTYWSLTPTGGELGVTDENNEPVTLTGAIKGLLTFAKVTNGGNGGGTTSDSEKPTTPETPTTPIAPEKPKPIISKPNPQTGDNRDAILLVTLLLVLAGGVLTLLLKRRKDCK, from the coding sequence ATGAGAAAAATAAAACATAAAATTTTATCAATTATTTTGAGTGTAGCTATGGTAACAACGTTTTTGCCATCAGGTATGTTCAATACAGTGTTCGCAAAAGGTTCAGCAGATGGAGGGGATATATCAACTACTGGGTTAAACCTTTCTGTTAATACGCCATCTGTTCCTACTACCTACACAGCAGGCTCAGGAACAATTCTATGGGAGCCTGCACATTTAGAGGACAAGCTTGTAAGAGGCACTATTACCATGACAAATGCAACAATTGATACAACAACTACATCAAAAGATGGAATTATCTTACCTACTGGGCTTGAGAATAAAACAGTGGATGTGTCCGTTGTTTTAAAAGGGAATAATACAATTAAAACCCCAAATGGGACAGGAATCGCCTATAATAATGGTAGTGGTGTATATTCAAAATCACTTACAATCTCAGAAGATAGTTTGGGTGGAAATCTGACAATAGATGCAAAATATGCTGGTATCTATCTTCTGAACCCTGTTACTGTGCAAAGCGGAACGCTGAACATTAAGACAAAAGAAGGTTTGGGTATCGGAACTCAAGATCCAAACAATCATATCACTATTAATGGCGGTAATACTAATATTGAATCTAAAGAGAATGCACTTCAAGCATTTGTTTCTGATGTGAAAATTACGGGCGGTAATGTTACGCTTTTTGGTGGAAAATCAATTCAAGCAGGAGGAAAGGTGGCTCTATCCGGGAAAGCAAAAATAGATACTAGTAATAATATCGCGATTATGGGTGGAATTCCGAATGCACTAAGCGATATCTTTACCAAAGCTGATACCGTAACAGGTACTGTGAACAAAGTTAAGGTTGAGGTGTTAAATTCATTAGGAAAGGTTCGAAAAACCTATAATATGGATGGTACGCCAGCAGTTCCTCCGCTACCTCCTAAAGTAACAATTGATGGAGTAGAATATCCAGTAATCAGCGACATTACGAAAACAGAAATCGATTTATCTGGTGCAAGTGAGCCTCCATTTCCAGTTGCGTTCAAAGCAGGGGATGGATATGTAATCTATGATCCTACAACGGCTACTTTAACCCTAAGCAATGCGGTAATTGAGAACGAGCAATCCCAACCGTTAATCAACCTACCTTTAAAAGATGTTAAAATAAAACTTGTGGGCGAAAATTTACTTTCGAATTTAACAGATGCTGCAGATGCAACGACTACCATAATTGAACAAGGTGGTTCCTATGACATCGATGATACTCAAGAGAAGAAAGCCCCTGAAGATTTTAGCATAACAGTTTCAGGGACAGGTACTCTAACGGCTATTTCAAGAGATACCATGAATGCAATCGCAACACGAGGAACGTTTATCATGGAAAGCGGTACAATTCGAAATGATGCTGGGATGTCCCCTCCTTGTTTGGGAGTGACTGATTTTCAAATGCGTGGTGGTGATATCGTTTCATCTTATCTTAATATTTTCGGAGATACAGCAATAAAAGGTGGAACAGTTGTAAATTTAGACACCATCAATGTATTGGGCGACTTTTCCATGAGTGCTGGAAGTGTGACATGTAGTAGCGAGTTGGGTAAGGGTTTAGCCGTAGGTGGAGCAGTTAAGAAAACAGGAGGTACGTTAAATACCTTTGTGGGTACTCTAACAACATCGGGAACGAGTAGAAAGATAACTCTTACTTTATACGATGATGTAATTGCAGGCGAATATGATAGCAATGGCAAATTAATCGGCCCACCAAGAATGATGGTTGGAACGAATAATAGCAATGATATTTGCTTGAATATTCCAACGGGAAAAACACTAACCTTCCCAAATGGCTCAACCTTTTACACAAAAATCCCCGAAGGAAAAACCTTTAGTAATTATATAACGAATAACGGAACATTTATTAACAATGGAGAAATCAACTTACCTTCAGAAGCAACAAAAGAAACCGTGGACGAAATAGTACGTGTTTTAAAACCAAAAGGCACAGGCTTTATCGCTATAGGACATGAAGAAACATTCTATTCCAATGATGGCAAAGAATTAGCCAAGATTAGTGGAGATATAGATTTAAGTATTAAAAAACCTGTTACAGATAATAACGGATATAGCTTCACTGGAAATGATACTACTGGTTATACACTTACATTAAATGGCGTTGTTATGTCTGGCCAATTAACACTTCCAACTGGTGTACCAATTACTATCATTACAAACACTGCAAGCATATTGAATAACTTTAATTTTACAGGGGGATATGCTTGTAATCTTACCATTACAGGCTCTGCCCCACTTTCTATCGACGGCATTGTGGGTGGAACAAACGGTGATACCGTAAACGTAGTAGATGGTGTGAATGTTACAATAAACGGTGGCCGTATCTTCTTGGGTGGTTCTGGTGGACAAGGTGGTTTATTACATGTAAATGGCACAGGCACTACGTTAAGTGTTTACTCAAATGATGAAACTGCAATTTATTGCGACACTTTAAATGTAGAAAATGGTGCAAATATAACTGCCAACGCATCATCTCGTGGAGTGTTTGCTTTAGATGGTGGTGTAAATGTAACAAATGGCTCAACACTTTCAACAGGTTGTGATTACGGCGTTTATATAATCGATGGTAAGCTAAATGTTGATGAAACAAGTAAACTAATCACCAATGGTGCTATTGCTCCGTTTTGTATTATTGATCATACAGCAACTAAACTATTAGCTAATGTTATCAATCTCCCAACGCTTCCAAACGGTACAAAAATCACATCTGTAACAGGTACTGAAACAGGTTCAGATTGTACCTATTGGAGCCTTACCCCAACGGGTGGAGAACTAGGTGTTACTGATGAGAATAACGAGCCTGTAACCTTAACAGGGGCTATCAAAGGGCTTTTGACTTTTGCTAAAGTGACTAATGGGGGTAACGGTGGTGGAACTACTAGTGATTCAGAAAAGCCAACAACGCCAGAAACACCAACAACACCAATAGCTCCAGAAAAGCCAAAGCCGATTATTTCAAAACCAAATCCTCAAACTGGTGATAATAGAGATGCTATTTTGCTTGTAACACTTCTTCTCGTTTTAGCTGGCGGTGTATTAACGCTATTGTTAAAGCGTAGGAAAGACTGTAAATAA